The following are encoded together in the Brassica napus cultivar Da-Ae chromosome A9, Da-Ae, whole genome shotgun sequence genome:
- the LOC106362761 gene encoding receptor-like protein 6 has product MIGSNYSFFLRAIVLLLFSISNFVSTFASLTPGLCHPDQRDVLLQLKTEFKIRKPDDDEFYDRYGFQQNVTSYPKTESWVNSSTDCCNWDGVTCNTESGKVIGLDLSCSFLYGRLEPNSSLFRLKHLTSLNLAFNNFTFSPIPDKFNNLILLETLNLSGSSLKGHIPKEILQLTSLVSLDLSFYVSLYPPPSSLLLSIENPPLFLRLLAQNLKNLRALDMSYVNISSEIPHEFSYMLSLRSLHLERCSLVGEFPSSVFLIPNLQSIILDGNPDLRGSLPVFRRNNSLQVLSLLETSFSGIIPDSIANLKHLASLTLAYSNFSGRIPSSLGELSNLSRLSLSLNHFTGEVPSSIGNLKQLISFDVGYNQLTGNFPSALLNLTKLRFINLGSNQFTGFLPPNIGQLSKLEFLSAFGNSFTGAVPSSLLQISSLTELFLDDYQLSDLVGFENVSLFSNLQLLIFKSNNFRVSSPVDLNVFSSLKQLVTLSLSGIPLSTANITSDSDFSSNFEDLSLSGCNITEFPEFIRDQRNLKYLYLSNNNIKGQVPDWLWRLQELQFLDLSHNSLSGFDGSLKAVPGSQIRMLDLRSNAFQGRLFIPYTSIAYLFASSNNFTGEIPRSLCGGQSSPTIIDLSNNNFHGSIPRCLGSHMSSLADLNLRNNSLSGSLPDMFMHAYELESIDVSHNRLEGELPASLTSCSALEVLNVESNEINDTFPFQLSSLQKLHVLVLRSNKFHGKLYQSDGVWFGFPQLKIIDVSNNDFLGTLPSDYFLNWTAISSNEDKDRQPHYIWDSSLNYEYYTSVVLMNKGVSMVMERILTVYTAIDFSGNRIHGQVPESIGLLKELHVFNLSSNAFTGHIPSSLANISALESLDLSQNMLSGEIPPKLGDLSSLEWINVSHNQLVGSIPQGTQFQRQACSSYEGNPGLFRPSLKDICRETTSPGSEPPVSSEEEEEEGSFSWVAAGLSFAPGVVFGFTIGYIKKNLGRNRH; this is encoded by the coding sequence ATGATAGGCTCAAACTATTCATTCTTTCTTCGTGccattgttcttcttctcttttccatTTCAAACTTTGTCAGCACTTTTGCTTCTCTCACACCTGGCCTGTGTCATCCGGATCAGAGAGATGTACTTCTCCAGCTCAAGACGGAGTTCAAGATTCGGAAgcctgatgatgatgaattctATGATCGTTATGGTTTCCAACAGAACGTGACTTCTTACCCGAAGACGGAATCATGGGTAAACAGCAGCACCGACTGTTGTAACTGGGATGGTGTAACGTGCAATACCGAGTCAGGGAAGGTGATCGGGCTAGACCTTAGTTGCAGCTTTCTTTATGGTCGTCTCGAACCCAATTCTAGTCTTTTTAGACTGAAACATCTCACGAGTCTGAACCTTGCTTTCAACAACTTCACTTTCTCTCCAATCCCAGATAAGTTCAATAATCTCATTTTGTTAGAAACACTAAACCTCTCTGGCTCTTCACTGAAAGGTCATATTCCAAAAGAAATTCTCCAGCTCACCAGTTTGGTGTCTCTCGATCTAtctttttatgtttctctttatcCCCCTCCTTCAAGTTTGTTGTTGTCCATTGAAAACCCACCATTGTTTCTCCGTCTGCTTGCTCAAAACCTGAAGAACCTTAGAGCCTTGGATATGAGCTACGTAAACATATCTTCAGAAATCCCCCACGAGTTTTCATACATGCTCTCTCTAAGATCTCTACATCTTGAGCGATGCTCTCTGGTTGGAGAGTTTCCAAGCAGTGTTTTCCTGATACCAAACTTACAGTCCATTATATTGGATGGCAATCCAGACCTGAGAGGCAGCCTTCCTGTTTTTCGTAGAAACAACTCTCTGCAAGTCTTAAGCCTTCTGGAAACATCGTTTTCAGGTATCATACCTGATTCCATCGCCAACCTTAAGCATTTAGCTTCTTTGACCCTCGCATATTCCAATTTCTCTGGGAGGATTCCATCTTCACTTGGTGAACTTTCTAATCTCTCACGTCTCAGTCTTTCTTTAAATCATTTCACTGGTGAAGTCCCATCTTCAATTGGCAATCTAAAACAGTTGATCAGCTTTGACGTTGGCTATAATCAGCTCACCGGGAACTTTCCATCTGCACTACTCAATTTGACCAAACTACGTTTTATCAATCTCGGTTCCAACCAGTTCACAGGTTTCCTCCCACCTAACATTGGCCAACTCTCCAAACTGGAATTCCTTTCTGCCTTTGGTAATTCATTTACAGGAGCAGTTCCTTCATCTCTGTTACAAATCTCTTCACTGACAGAACTCTTTTTGGACGACTACCAACTCAGTGATCTCGTTGGATTCGAGAATGTCTCTCTGTTCTCTAATTTACAACTTCTTATATTTAAATCTAACAATTTCAGAGTCAGTAGTCCAGTTGACTTAAATgtcttctcttctctcaaacAGCTAGTAACGCTATCTCTTTCGGGCATCCCTCTTTCAACAGCAAACATCACTTCAGATTCTGATTTTTCATCAAATTTCGAGGATTTGTCCTTGTCAGGCTGCAACATCACTGAGTTTCCTGAGTTCATAAGAGACCAGAGAAATCTAAAGTATCTATACCTTTCCAACAACAACATCAAAGGCCAAGTACCAGACTGGTTATGGAGACTACAAGAGCTGCAATTTCTGGATCTTTCTCACAACTCCCTAAGCGGTTTTGATGGATCCTTGAAAGCTGTACCTGGAAGTCAAATCCGTATGTTAGATCTAAGGTCAAATGCTTTCCAGGGGAGACTCTTTATCCCATACACATCTATAGCGTACTTGTTTGCTTCGAGCAATAACTTCACTGGAGAGATACCTCGTTCGTTATGTGGTGGACAATCCTCTCCTACCATCATAGATCTATCCAACAACAACTTCCACGGCTCAATTCCTCGGTGTTTAGGGAGTCACATGAGTTCTCTTGCGGATTTAAATCTACGAAACAATAGCCTCAGTGGAAGTCTTCCCGACATGTTCATGCATGCCTACGAGTTAGAGTCGATTGACGTCAGCCACAACAGATTGGAGGGAGAACTACCTGCATCTCTAACCAGTTGTTCTGCTCTGGAAGTTCTAAATGTGGAGAGCAACGAAATCAATGACACTTTCCCGTTCCAGTTAAGTTCCTTGCAGAAGCTACACGTTCTTGTCCTCCGATCCAATAAATTTCATGGAAAGTTATATCAATCCGATggggtttggttcgggtttccTCAGTTGAAAATCATTGATGTATCAAATAACGACTTCCTCGGTACCCTACCATCTGACTACTTCCTGAATTGGACTGCAATATCCTCTAATGAAGATAAGGATAGACAACCGCACTACATCTGGGATTCTTCTCTTAACTACGAATACTACACTTCTGTTGTGTTGATGAATAAAGGAGTATCAATGGTGATGGAACGTATCCTCACAGTCTACACAGCCATTGATTTCTCTGGAAACAGAATCCACGGACAAGTCCCTGAATCCATCGGTCTCTTGAAGGAACTCCACGTTTTCAATCTGTCAAGCAACGCTTTCACAGGACACATCCCATCGTCTTTGGCAAACATTTCGGCGCTGGAATCACTGGACCTATCCCAAAACATGCTTTCTGGTGAGATCCCTCCAAAGCTCGGCGACCTCTCTTCCCTTGAGTGGATAAATGTTTCACATAATCAGCTGGTGGGTTCAATACCACAAGGTACACAGTTCCAGCGGCAAGCCTGCTCTTCCTACGAGGGAAACCCTGGACTCTTTCGTCCTTCCCTTAAGGATATTTGCAGGGAAACAACATCACCTGGATCTGAACCACCAGTGTcatccgaagaagaagaagaagagggaaGTTTCAGTTGGGTAGCAGCAGGGTTAAGCTTTGCACCTGGAGTTGTATTTGGATTTACTATCGGATACATCAAGAAGAATCTTGGCAGAAACAGGCACTGA
- the LOC106364184 gene encoding la-related protein 1C-like, translated as MSIASETTALSVSSASPTKIMEKEKSDNSEMFQGNAEKKPAWNRLSNGESGIKPVMVASSSWPLLSEAAKAASCSSSDSLKSLCCDGSSSSVSSFSKRRSILAELEPMEQTLTDAISNINQGAVAQASGCPLPYTSPSSYNQRNMFASQSHVRAQNQHQQNSNNNQNVSYLPHQSHRGGHNQEHVNLPRNFNGLGGFVRPSPPLLVPPVYAQHMPPQPFYYPLDFTGFPPQMMYHPHRMPFMEPPPVLFPRQNPNRRMPSMEPPPVLVPSQKPSLKTKTFNQVQKAPLKTKIANQVQKVPLKTKILNQVQFYLSEDNLPNDVYLRMRMNDEGFVHIEFIAGFNKLKALTSNIQLILDSLQGSDMVEVKGYEIRNGCVWRKYVMPHNWRTTFYPSQEYVMANNHQHMQLEQKPEVGSSSSNQNDDNNNNNLVV; from the exons ATGTCTATAGCTTCTGAAACCACGGCTCTTTCTGTATCCTCTGCTTCACCTACAAAGATCATGGAGAAGGAGAAATCAGACAACTCTGAGATGTTCCAGGGTAATGCAGAAAAGAAACCGGCTTGGAACAGGCTCTCTAATGGAGAATCTGGGATCAAGCCAGTCATGGTAGCTTCGTCATCGTGGCCATTGCTTTCAGAGGCAGCGAAAGCAGCTTCTTGTTCATCCTCTGATTCGTTAAAAAGTCTTTGCTGCGATGGATCTTCATCATCGGTCTCTTCGTTCTCCAAG CGACGTAGTATACTTGCGGAACTAGAACCAATGGAACAAACATTAACTGATGCGATTAGCAACATTAACCAAGGAGCGGTTGCTCAAGCTTCAGGTTGTCCTTTACCATACACTTCTCCTAGCAGTTATAACCAAAGGAACATGTTTGCATCACAGTCCCATGTCCGTGCCCAAAACCAACATCAACAGAATTCAAACAACAACCAAAATGTTAGctatcttcctcatcaaagTCACCGAGGTGGACACAATCAGGAACATGTGAATCTTCCAAGAAACTTTAATGGTCTAGGCGGATTTGTAAGACCATCACCACCACTACTTGTGCCACCAGTCTATGCTCAACATATGCCACCTCAACCATTTTATTATCCTCTAGATTTTACTG GCTTTCCACCACAGATGATGTATCATCCTCATCGCATGCCCTTCATGGAGCCTCCTCCTGTCTTGTTTCCACGTCAAAATCCAAACCGCCGCATGCCCTCCATGGAGCCTCCTCCTGTCTTGGTCCCATCTCAAAAACCTTCCTTAAAAACCAAGACATTCAATCAAGTTCAAAAAGCTCCCCTTAAAACCAAGATAGCGAATCAAGTTCAAAAAGTTCCCCTTAAAACCAAGATACTAAATCAAGTTCAATTTTATTTGag CGAGGATAATTTACCGAATGACGTATATCTTCGCATGCGCATGAATGATGAAGGCTTTGTTCATATAGAGTTCATTGCTGGATTCAATAAG CTTAAAGCACTGACAAGTAATATCCAGCTTATATTGGATTCTCTACAAGGTTCTGATATGGTTGAAGTCAAG ggCTATGAAATAAGAAACGGATGTGTCTGGAGAAAATATGTAATGCCTCACAACTGGCGGACTACATTTTATCCGAGCCAAGAATATGTAATGGCTAACAACcatcaacacatgcagcttgagCAAAAACCAGAAGTGGGATCAAGTTCAAGCAATCAAAATGatgataacaataataataatttggttGTATGA
- the LOC106364182 gene encoding la-related protein 1C produces the protein MEKEKSDYSEKFEGNAENKPARNKQIMKALSWSSLTETAKSALCSNKSSTDSLESIGCDGSSSSVSFFSQRSSILAETERMHQEFFTHGTVVQPSGESSYGNPLPYTSPRGHKQGNEFASRAHVSTQNQHQQNSNENQHVTHQSQGGRQNQEHVKQNWNPQGKFNGQGGFPPPPRGGTPAFVRASPPSIYAQHIPVQHYFYPIAFTDLPPPMMYHPHRMPFIDPLAVLFPSQNPDRMPFIEPPPVLVPSQKAPLKTKILNQVQEAPLKIKILNQDKKAPLKTKILNQVQYYLSEDNLPNDVYLRKRMNDEGFVHIEFISSFNKLKALTSNAQLILDSLRDSDIIEVQGYEIRNRHVWRKYVMPQDWRVTFYPSPEYAMANNHQNMQLEQN, from the exons ATGGAGAAGGAGAAATCAGACTACTCTGAGAAGTTCGAGGGTAATGCGGAAAACAAACCGGCTAGGAACAAGCAAATCATGAAAGCTTTGTCGTGGTCATCACTTACCGAGACAGCGAAATCAGCTCTTTGTTCGAACAAGTCTTCCACTGATTCGTTAGAAAGTATTGGCTGTGACGGATCATCATCATCGGTCTCTTTTTTCTCTCAG CGAAGTAGCATTCTTGCTGAAACAGAACGAATGCACCAAGAATTCTTTACCCACGGCACGGTTGTTCAACCCTCAGGAGAAAGTTCATATGGTAATCCTTTACCATACACTTCTCCTAGGGGTCATAAGCAAGGAAACGAGTTTGCATCACGGGCCCATGTCAGTACCCAAAACCAACATCAACAGAATTCAAACGAGAACCAACATGTTACCCATCAAAGTCAGGGAGGCAGACAGAATCAAGAACATGTGAAACAGAACTGGAATCCTCAAGGAAAATTTAATGGGCAAGGAGGATTCCCACCTCCACCAAGAGGAGGTACACCAGCATTTGTAAGGGCATCACCACCATCAATCTATGCTCAGCATATTCCAGTTCAGCATTATTTTTATCCTATAGCATTTACTG ACTTGCCACCACCAATGATGTATCATCCACATCGTATGCCCTTCATCGACCCTCTTGCTGTATTGTTTCCATCTCAAAATCCGGACCGCATGCCCTTTATCGAGCCTCCTCCTGTCTTGGTCCCATCTCAGAAAGCTCCCCTCAAAACCAAAATACTGAATCAAGTTCAAGAAGCTCCCCTCAAAATCAAGATACTGAATCAAGATAAAAAAGCTCCCCTTAAAACCAAGATACTGAATCAAGTTCAATATTATTTGAG CGAGGATAATTTACCAAACGATGTATACCTTCGCAAGCGCATGAATGATGAGGGCTTTGTTCATATAGAGTTTATCTCTAGTTTCAATAAg CTTAAAGCACTAACAAGTAATGCCCAGCTGATATTAGATTCCCTACGAGATTCAGATATCATTGAAGTGCAG GGCTATGAAATAAGAAACCGGCATGTCTGGAGAAAATACGTTATGCCTCAAGATTGGCGGGTTACTTTTTATCCGAGCCCAGAATATGCAATGGCTAACAACCATCAAAACATGCAGCTCGAGCAGAACTAG
- the LOC106364181 gene encoding bZIP transcription factor 27-like isoform X1 — protein MTQVTMEEVWKDINLASLHQHRHLNIDHEPVLSNQNPNKSIFQDFLNKPLNQEPPPTPSSTHHGSLFSPPATVISLNTHSIDTHFDESAMFGCFGKKRGQDSDESRGDRRHKRMTKNRESAARSRARKQAYINELELEIVHLQKENARLKRQEEQMQLKMAEATQHQTKKILQRSWTSPF, from the exons ATGACTCAAGTCACTATGGAAGAAGTATGGAAAGATATCAACCTTGCTTCGCTTCACCAACATCGCCACCTAAACATTGATCATGAGCCAGTATTGAGtaaccaaaaccctaataaatccATCTTCCAAGATTTCCTCAACAAGCCTTTGAATCAGGAACCACCACCTACGCCTTCCTCCACTCACCACGGCTCTCTTTTTTCTCCTCCTGCAACTGTTATCAGCTTGAACACTCACTCCATTGATACCCACTTTGATGAATCTGCGATGTTTGGTTGCTTTGGGAAGAAAAGAGGCCAAGATTCTGATGAAAGCAGAGGAGACAGACGGCATAAGCGTATGACCAAGAACAGAGAATCTGCTGCTCGTTCTAGAGCCAGAAAACAG GCATATATAAACGAGCTGGAGCTTGAAATTGTTCACTTGCAGAAGGAAAATGCAAGACTCAAGAGACAAGAAGAGCAG ATGCAGTTGAAAATGGCCGAAGCAACTCAACACCAAACAAAGAAAATACTTCAACGGTCTTGGACATCTCCTTTTTGA
- the LOC106364181 gene encoding bZIP transcription factor 27-like isoform X2, whose translation MTQVTMEEVWKDINLASLHQHRHLNIDHEPVLSNQNPNKSIFQDFLNKPLNQEPPPTPSSTHHGSLFSPPATVISLNTHSIDTHFDESAMFGCFGKKRGQDSDESRGDRRHKRMTKNRESAARSRARKQAYINELELEIVHLQKENARLKRQEEQLKMAEATQHQTKKILQRSWTSPF comes from the exons ATGACTCAAGTCACTATGGAAGAAGTATGGAAAGATATCAACCTTGCTTCGCTTCACCAACATCGCCACCTAAACATTGATCATGAGCCAGTATTGAGtaaccaaaaccctaataaatccATCTTCCAAGATTTCCTCAACAAGCCTTTGAATCAGGAACCACCACCTACGCCTTCCTCCACTCACCACGGCTCTCTTTTTTCTCCTCCTGCAACTGTTATCAGCTTGAACACTCACTCCATTGATACCCACTTTGATGAATCTGCGATGTTTGGTTGCTTTGGGAAGAAAAGAGGCCAAGATTCTGATGAAAGCAGAGGAGACAGACGGCATAAGCGTATGACCAAGAACAGAGAATCTGCTGCTCGTTCTAGAGCCAGAAAACAG GCATATATAAACGAGCTGGAGCTTGAAATTGTTCACTTGCAGAAGGAAAATGCAAGACTCAAGAGACAAGAAGAGCAG TTGAAAATGGCCGAAGCAACTCAACACCAAACAAAGAAAATACTTCAACGGTCTTGGACATCTCCTTTTTGA
- the LOC106366372 gene encoding protein MID1-COMPLEMENTING ACTIVITY 2 isoform X2, with product MRQDNPLPNYHRNTLKRASSFLLLLIFKRQGQKDSKMAHSWDQLGEIASVAQLTGVDALKLIGMIVTAANTARMHKKNCRQFAQHLKLIGNLLEQLKISEMKKTRPEVQEPLEGLEDALRRSYLLVNSCQDKSYLYLLAMGWNIVYQFRKAQDEIDRYLKIIPLITLVDNVRVRERLEVIDSDQREYTLDEEDRKVQDVILKQESTREAAASVLKRTLSRSYPEMGFCEALKTENGKLQVELQRSRARYDTDQCQVIQRLIAVTETVEDVDDETEKDESYDTAYPKKSSTRGLESSQHQEEWHTDLLDCCSEPTLCLKTLFFPCGTLAKISTVATNKQITSSEACSELMVYSLMLSCCCYTCSIRKKLRKTLNIKGGSIDDFLSHLMCCCCALVQELREVEIHGASYEKKKKNMTPPSPQFMEE from the exons ATGAGACAAGATAATCCATTACCAAACTATCACCGAAACACACTCAAACGAGCTTCttcatttctccttcttcttatCTTCAAGCGGCAAGGACAGAAAGATTCCAAAATGGCTCACTCATGGGATCAGCTAGGGGAAATAGCTTCGGTGGCGCAGCTTACAGGAGTAGACGCCTTGAAACTCATCGGAATGATAGTCACCGCCGCGAACACAGCCCGCATGCACAAGAAGAACTGCCGCCAGTTCGCTCAGCATCTTAAGCTCATTGGTAACTTGCTCGAGCAGCTTAAAATCTCCGAGATGAAGAAGACGCGTCCCGAGGTTCAGGAGCCTCTCGAAGGGCTTGAGGACGCTCTTAGAAGATCTTACCTTCTTGTCAACAGCTGCCAAGACAAGAGTTATCTCTACTTGTTAGCAATGGGATGGAACATTGTTTACCAGTTTCGTAAGGCTCAGGACGAGATCGATCGTTATCTCAAGATCATTCCGCTTATCACTTTGGTCGACaacgttcgggttcgg GAGAGGCTTGAAGTTATTGACAGTGATCAGCGTGAGTACACACTTGACGAAGAAGATAGAAAGGTGCAAGATGTTATTTTGAAACAAGAATCCACTAGAGAAGCTGCTGCGTCGGTTCTGAAGAGGACGCTCTCTCGGTCTTACCCGGAGATGGGTTTCTGCGAAGCTCTTAAAACCGAGAATGGGAAGTTGCAAGTTGAGTTGCAACGTTCCCGTGCGCGTTATGATACGGACCAGTGCCAAGTCATACAGCGTTTGATTGCTGTTACTGAAACTGTTGAAGATGTTGATGATGAAACTGAGAAAGATGAGTCATATGATACGGCTTATCCAAAGAAAAGTAGTACTAGAGGGTTAGAATCATCACAACACCAGGAAGAATGGCACACTGACTTGTTGGATTGTTGTTCAGAGCCTACTCTAT GCTTGAAGACATTATTTTTCCCGTGTGGTACATTAGCAAAGATATCCACTGTGGCTACTAACAAACAAATCA CTTCAAGTGAAGCTTGTAGTGAGCTAATGGTGTATTCTTTGATGCTCTCATGCTGCTGCTATACTTGTAGCATAAGAAAGAAGCTTCGGAAGACGCTGAATATAAAG GGAGGGTCCATTGACGACTTTTTATCACATCTGATGTGTTGTTGTTGTGCTCTTGTCCAAGAACTGAGAGAAGTTGAGATTCATGGAGCTTCGTACG agaagaagaagaaaaatatgacTCCACCATCACCTCAGTTCATGGAAGagtga
- the LOC106366372 gene encoding protein MID1-COMPLEMENTING ACTIVITY 2 isoform X1, with product MRQDNPLPNYHRNTLKRASSFLLLLIFKRQGQKDSKMAHSWDQLGEIASVAQLTGVDALKLIGMIVTAANTARMHKKNCRQFAQHLKLIGNLLEQLKISEMKKTRPEVQEPLEGLEDALRRSYLLVNSCQDKSYLYLLAMGWNIVYQFRKAQDEIDRYLKIIPLITLVDNVRVRERLEVIDSDQREYTLDEEDRKVQDVILKQESTREAAASVLKRTLSRSYPEMGFCEALKTENGKLQVELQRSRARYDTDQCQVIQRLIAVTETVEDVDDETEKDESYDTAYPKKSSTRGLESSQHQEEWHTDLLDCCSEPTLCLKTLFFPCGTLAKISTVATNKQITSSEACSELMVYSLMLSCCCYTCSIRKKLRKTLNIKGGSIDDFLSHLMCCCCALVQELREVEIHGASYAEKKKKNMTPPSPQFMEE from the exons ATGAGACAAGATAATCCATTACCAAACTATCACCGAAACACACTCAAACGAGCTTCttcatttctccttcttcttatCTTCAAGCGGCAAGGACAGAAAGATTCCAAAATGGCTCACTCATGGGATCAGCTAGGGGAAATAGCTTCGGTGGCGCAGCTTACAGGAGTAGACGCCTTGAAACTCATCGGAATGATAGTCACCGCCGCGAACACAGCCCGCATGCACAAGAAGAACTGCCGCCAGTTCGCTCAGCATCTTAAGCTCATTGGTAACTTGCTCGAGCAGCTTAAAATCTCCGAGATGAAGAAGACGCGTCCCGAGGTTCAGGAGCCTCTCGAAGGGCTTGAGGACGCTCTTAGAAGATCTTACCTTCTTGTCAACAGCTGCCAAGACAAGAGTTATCTCTACTTGTTAGCAATGGGATGGAACATTGTTTACCAGTTTCGTAAGGCTCAGGACGAGATCGATCGTTATCTCAAGATCATTCCGCTTATCACTTTGGTCGACaacgttcgggttcgg GAGAGGCTTGAAGTTATTGACAGTGATCAGCGTGAGTACACACTTGACGAAGAAGATAGAAAGGTGCAAGATGTTATTTTGAAACAAGAATCCACTAGAGAAGCTGCTGCGTCGGTTCTGAAGAGGACGCTCTCTCGGTCTTACCCGGAGATGGGTTTCTGCGAAGCTCTTAAAACCGAGAATGGGAAGTTGCAAGTTGAGTTGCAACGTTCCCGTGCGCGTTATGATACGGACCAGTGCCAAGTCATACAGCGTTTGATTGCTGTTACTGAAACTGTTGAAGATGTTGATGATGAAACTGAGAAAGATGAGTCATATGATACGGCTTATCCAAAGAAAAGTAGTACTAGAGGGTTAGAATCATCACAACACCAGGAAGAATGGCACACTGACTTGTTGGATTGTTGTTCAGAGCCTACTCTAT GCTTGAAGACATTATTTTTCCCGTGTGGTACATTAGCAAAGATATCCACTGTGGCTACTAACAAACAAATCA CTTCAAGTGAAGCTTGTAGTGAGCTAATGGTGTATTCTTTGATGCTCTCATGCTGCTGCTATACTTGTAGCATAAGAAAGAAGCTTCGGAAGACGCTGAATATAAAG GGAGGGTCCATTGACGACTTTTTATCACATCTGATGTGTTGTTGTTGTGCTCTTGTCCAAGAACTGAGAGAAGTTGAGATTCATGGAGCTTCGTACG cagagaagaagaagaaaaatatgacTCCACCATCACCTCAGTTCATGGAAGagtga
- the LOC106397808 gene encoding uncharacterized protein LOC106397808 isoform X2: MSRCYPFPPPGFVPNQVRDESLIEPIKKGTKEEVKREKKGRKHNKVQKRKERDNEAGRSSKHRHHKRQRKDESANASKQVDSLEKSCLTIELDHQASSQTSCDSTLRSNENEGPSHIKSQPLNGRHNDSETSMRVLLHGKGQKYPEVMLTNKGQKQCSASSHQESIGP, translated from the exons ATGTCACGGTGTTACCCGTTCCCTCCACCCGGCTTTGTACCGAACCAAGTTCGGGATGAGTCTCTGATCGAACCGATCAAAAAG GGGACAAAGGAGGAAGttaagagagaaaagaaaggtAGAAAACACAACAAGGTTCAAAAGAGGAAAGAGAGGGATAACGAGGCTGGCCGAAGCAGTAAACACCGTCATCATAAGAGACAGCGCAAAGATGAAAGCGCCAATGCTAGTAAGCAGGTTGACTCCCTGGAGAAGAGCTGCCTTACGATAGAACTTGACCATCAAGCGTCTTCCCAGACTTCTTGTGATAGCACTCTTCGTAGCAATGAGAATGAGGGACCGAGTCATATTAAGAGTCAGCCCCTCAACGGTAGGCATAACGACTCTG AAACTAGCATGCGGGTCTTGTTACATGGCAAAGGGCAGAAATATCCTGAGGTGATGTTGACCAACAAGGGTCAAAAACAGTGTTCGGCCTCTAGTCATCAAGAAAGTATTGGACCTTAA
- the LOC106397808 gene encoding uncharacterized protein LOC106397808 isoform X1 gives MSRCYPFPPPGFVPNQVRDESLIEPIKKGTKEEVKREKKGRKHNKVQKRKERDNEAGRSSKHRHHKRQRKDESANASKQVDSLEKSCLTIELDHQASSQTSCDSTLRSNENEGPSHIKSQPLNGRHNDSGEFVCLLVAGSVLLQMMTLFLRIVAMGFEETSMRVLLHGKGQKYPEVMLTNKGQKQCSASSHQESIGP, from the exons ATGTCACGGTGTTACCCGTTCCCTCCACCCGGCTTTGTACCGAACCAAGTTCGGGATGAGTCTCTGATCGAACCGATCAAAAAG GGGACAAAGGAGGAAGttaagagagaaaagaaaggtAGAAAACACAACAAGGTTCAAAAGAGGAAAGAGAGGGATAACGAGGCTGGCCGAAGCAGTAAACACCGTCATCATAAGAGACAGCGCAAAGATGAAAGCGCCAATGCTAGTAAGCAGGTTGACTCCCTGGAGAAGAGCTGCCTTACGATAGAACTTGACCATCAAGCGTCTTCCCAGACTTCTTGTGATAGCACTCTTCGTAGCAATGAGAATGAGGGACCGAGTCATATTAAGAGTCAGCCCCTCAACGGTAGGCATAACGACTCTGGTGAGTTTGTTTGTTTACTTGTTGCTGGGTCTGTTTTGCTTCAGATGATGACGCTCTTTCTTCGAATTGTTGCTATGGGTTTTGAAGAAACTAGCATGCGGGTCTTGTTACATGGCAAAGGGCAGAAATATCCTGAGGTGATGTTGACCAACAAGGGTCAAAAACAGTGTTCGGCCTCTAGTCATCAAGAAAGTATTGGACCTTAA